The genome window ATATTAGTAGAGTAATTATCCTAAGTCTAGTAATTATGATGCACTTGTAGaagagtaattttgaattttttgtTGTTTGATGAACTTGTAGAGTAAACGTGTCTCTTTTAATTTTTTGATAAACTAGTACAGTAATTATGATGCACTTGTAGattaattttgaattgtatgttgtttgatgaacttgtagagtaattcatcatcatcatcatcatcatcatcatactcagtaaatcccaccaatagcaaagctaaggtagggtctgaggagggtaagatgtagacagccttacctctaccccgtaggaactaggaatagagaggctgcttccagtgagactccctgctcgatagtagttttgcatcaagccttggacataaggcacataacactcagcaattgagacaactgccgattaatgcatgtacccccttgtctttcggctatcaacgccaccacatgatgcatgattaaccatcctcctcttttaacgttattttcacgaaattagtaaaataacgttaaaattagtgcactttcacttttgccccccgagcgcccacacatatatacattatatgtgcataccgcaagcggggcgttaATTGTAGAGTAACTGTGTGGGTTATGTTATTTTGATGAACTAGAGTCATTATGATGCactttgtagagtaattttgagttTTATGATGcacttgtaaagtaattttgataataACTCTACTAGTCTCTACAAGTgcataattacgaaaatgtcaccacTCTTTTTTACTAGACAAAAGATCACTTGTATTACTCTACTAATagaataattacgaaaatgccaccacCCTCTTTTACTTTTCCATGCCATTTGTACGCTTTGTATGATAACTGTATTTATGCGGGATCTTTACTCTAATTATTATTACGGTAGAGTTTTGAACTAGAgtaattataaatttataattaaaaaatgAAGAGTAATAGTTACTGTAGGTTAAACTAGTATAAAAGCTGTAGAGTAATATTTTTTTACTTGTTAGTATAGTTTTTTTACACCTAGCAgactaaggtgttgtttgtttacctcttaatgaggctcttaatggttcagatctcttactggttcagcacttaatggttccgACTGTTGCttcgtgagcagatgtctgaatggttcagacatttgcctctgaatggttaagtattatacatagtctgaatggttaagacctctaatctgaactGATCAGACATTTGCCTCGGAAGGGTTAAGCATTATaatggctcttaatggttcagacctcttactggttcagcacttaaccattcagaagttgtcaaacagcccctaaatctATATGTATTTGATCTAGATTCTATATAGAAGAATTAGATGAAAATATCAAAGTTGTGTAATGTGTTTGTTGTGTGGTGCAGGTTTTGATAATGACTTTTTCTTCTTTGGTGCACAAGAATATTTCTTTACATAATCAAACCAATGATCTTCAGGTAATAATAATTATATCAGATGGAGCattttgacttttgacttttgaggtcaaacATAGGACTTCACTAATGCAATGTTCATGTAGAATTAAATAAACAGTCATATTTCAAATAATATGCAGGCCCAGATTACAAAGCTCAATGGGAGATTACAGGCCTGCAACTTACTACAACCAATAGATTTCGATGATCTAGATTCCGAAGAAAATGTCGAAATTCCCAATAAAAGATTGAAAAGTATATCGTTGATCATCTCGGTTACAATTCTCTCTATTCCTTTTCTCTTTCTCAAGTATGTGGAATACATATCAAAGTCGAGATCACCGGATAATTTAAAGGAAGAAGCATCGTTAAATAAGCGGATAGCTTACAAGGTTGACGTGTTTTTATCAGTACGCCCATATTCAAAGCCATTGGCGTTGCTGGTTGCGACTCTCCTTCTTATAGGTGTTGGTGGGTTGGCGCTTTTTGGTGTTACCGATGATAGTTTGGCAGATTGTATGTGGTTATCGTGGACTTACGTTGCTGATTCAGGGAACCATGCTAACTCTGAGGGAGTTGGTCCTAGGTTAGTGTCGGTTTCGATAAGTTTTGGTGGGATGCTTATATTTGCAATGATGCTTGGACTTGTTACCGATGCAATTTCGGAGAAGTTTGATTCGTTGAGGAAAGGAAGAAGTGAGGTGGTTAAGAAAGACCACACGCTTATTCTCGGTTGGAGTGATAAATTGGTGAGTTACTATGTTATAATGTTAAAAGATAACTTCCCTTTGTAATGAGTGTGTTGCATTCTTTTTACATTTTTtgtagagtaaattacgtttttggcccctgtggttatatcacttttactatattagcccaaaataagaatttttaacatatctgcccccatggtctctataactaaccattttggcccccatgatctctagacttgggggccaaaatggttagttatagagaccatgggggcagatatgttaaaaattcttattttgggctaatatagtaaaagtgatataaccacaggggccaaaaacgtaatttactcttttttgtATTATAATAGTTACAAGAGtgaagtacacggatggtccctaataggtttaccaaaattttgcatctagtccctagctttccaaaggtacatggatggtcctgtggtttgcactttataACGCAATTAGTCCCCCAActttgccaaaagtacatggacAGTCCCTGTGGTTCGCACTTCGTAACGCGTTTAGCCTCTAACTTGGACTTAcggaaacctttagatttgttggttggggactaaatgcgttacaaagtgcaaaccacagggatcatccgtgtacttttgaaaagctagggaccaaatccaaaatttttggTACACCACacggaccatccgtgtactttagtTACAAACCTTAAATGTTTCAACCTTTAAGGGGGTCGTGCAGTGGTAAGCGCTTGAGTCCCTCTAGCAGAGTCTCAGGTGCAAGTTTCGGCTTTTGCTGGTTTTCCgcctttaccccccccccccctgctGAAGGGCAACTGCCCAGCGCAAGCTGCGTTTTACCTGTTCTCATTCGTTAGTAGGGTAATGGTGGGGTCTCGTGAGTTGGTATAAAAAACCTCAAATATTTCTATCTGCTAATGATGTAATGGACTCAGGGATCACTATTAAATCAACTTGCTATAGCAAACGAGAGTATGGGTGGAGGGATCGTGGTAGTGATGGCTGAACGAGACAAAGAAGAGATGGAACTTGACATTGCTAAAATGGAATTCGACTTTAGACAAACATCTGTAATTTGTAGAAGTGGAAGCCCTCTAATATTGGCCGACTTAAAAAAGGTAAATAACCATTATTCGGTGTTTGAAAAATCAATATTTCTTTAGACTTAGTCACGGGCGTAGcatagtgggggcgggagggggcgaccgaccccccgaacttttcgctcagtagtggaaagtatgtagttttcgtatagaaatttttgggtatacaCGTTTTTGActcccggttttatagaaatttttgggtatatacgttttcgacccaccaatcggaaatctcaagcttcgccactggacTTAGTCATCACTGTTTATAATTCTTCATAGGTATCTGTTTCAAAGGCGCGTGCAATAATCGTTCTAGCCGAAGATGGAAATGCTGACCAGGTTAtaaatatataagtatataacatGTATAATCTATTTTATTATGCATAAATGACCCTTAATTCCTAGAAATATGTTCCAACGCAGAGTGATGCAAGAGCTTTGAGAACAGTGTTAAGCCTAACTGGAGTTAAGGACGGACTTCGAGGACACATTGTGGTAGAACTCGGCGATCTCGACAATGAGGTCCTTGTAAAACTTGTAGGTGGGGATCTTGTTGAAACCGTTGTGGCACATGATGTAATTGGTCGTTTAATGATTCAGTGTGCTAGACAGCCTGGCCTTGCACAAGTATATATTTTATCTTTCTCGTAGATCTTTTAGTATATTAGATTTATTATGTTATAAGTTATAACCATCTCTATGAGTTGTACAGGTATGGGAAGATATTCTCGGGTTCGAGAATTGCGAGTTCTACATTAAACGATGGCCGCAATTAGACGGTATGCAGTTTGAGGATGTGTTGATTAGCTTTCCGGACGCGATTCCTTGTGGAGTGAAGTCAGCCTCTTGTAACGGGAAAATTATTCTTAATCCGGATGAATCGTATGTTCTACAAGAAGGTGATGAAGTTCTTGTTATAGCAGAGGATGACGATACGTATGCTCCTGTACCATTACCAACGGTGATTTTCTTTACTTCAAACAAGATAATTAGTATTTTATTTCCCGTATAGTAACTCGGTTTTTGAAATTTTGTATCATCTAATGAAAAGTATGTGTTTCAATGTCCCCTCTTTCCGattaaagggtaaaaagggaaaattaTTAATATGGTTAGCCACCCACCGTCTTATGCAGCATAGGCCCATAGCTCATCAGTTAACCCGGAAtacttttttcttttcttttttgccTTTTGTATAAAATACTTTTGTCAAATATTATCACAAAAATTAACATACTTTATGTAATAATTTAACTTTTTGAAATGAATGATTTTAGAGGTTTTATGCATTCAaaataggggtgcaaacgagccgctCGAGATCGGCctgagaaaaagctcgaaacgagccgagccttatcgagcccgagccaagcttgagcctaaaataaagcttgtttatttatcgagcccgagctcgagcctggcatgtgaagctcgttaggctcctCAGGCTCCTCGAGCGttagtgtaatattagtttttattaataaataatagtaacatttaccccttatttaaagttgtctactaaacgagccgagccgagcttatttaaacttgtttacgagccAAGCCCGAACCCGAGCTTCACTTgtcgagctcgcgagcctaaacgagtctattaatattatttatattatttttatttaatatattaattagtagataataaacgagccgagcagAGCTCGCGCTTGAGAAAGTACCAACGAGCTGAgatcgagctttgaaaacaaagctcgaaccAAATGTTGTAGATGTCTAGTAGTTCTAAGCAGGCGTTTCCTAGTACATTAAGAAGTAGCCTAGCCCCCGCCTCTGTCCATTTCGTTCTTCCTTTCAAACAGAATGTTGTTACTTTATGCACGTTGAGGTGGGCCCCACCATGGGATTGAAGCGAGTGTGGGGAATAAGATGATAAAACTTACATAAGTGTATAATAAATTTGGTCATCAGGTGAAAGAAGCACCATTCGTACACATATCCCGACCGTCAAGAAAGCCCCAGAAGATTCTACTTTGTGGATGGAGGCGGGACATTGATGATATGATTGTGGTGAGTTCTGTCGTGTAAAACCCCTAATATCTTCTTTTTTCTCCGCCTTAATGCTGCAGGTCTGGAGAGGAAACCTACCTAAAGCATTATTCGTTCCAAATTCTCTCGAAAAGATACTTCTCTGTGGTTGGCGCCGTGACATTGAAGATATGATTACGGTAAATCAATCACAAGGAATCTGATGGGTCCCACTACCTTACAAGTGGCAGTTACCGTTTATCCCTAACAGGACAAACAACGGATTCGAAAATACGCGTGTGCTTTGTTTATCATCTTTTTTATAAGTTTGCTTTGAACGCTTTTGTGTTTGGTGCATATATTAGGTGCTGGATGCGTTTTTAGCACCCGGTTCGGAGTTATGGATGTTTAATGAAGTCATTGAAGGTGTGAGGGAACAAAAGCTCATTGACGGTGGTTTAGACATTGAGAGATTGATGAATATAACGCTGGTTCATCGTGAAGGGAATGCTGTTATACGTCGACACCTGGAAAGCCTTCCATTGGAATCTTTTGATTCGGTGAGTAGAAGTCTATTTGAATGTACATCACATTAGATacttattttcattttattttgagtgaatttcaaggGGGTGTACCTATCTACACACCCATTTCACTATCTACACACCAaaaaaggtgttttttgtccttacatgcacaccctgcagtgtcgaactgtggctaaaacgcggcgttttggtccggttaaccagacaaagattgacgggtgtctgacgggtctgttgaccggaccaaaacgccgagcttcgGCCgtgttttggtcctgtcaaccagacaaaagactgacacccgatctggttgacaggaccaaaacgcggccaaagctcggcgttttggttcggacaacagacccgtcagacacccgtcagtctttgtctggttaaccggaccaaaacgccgcgttttggtcacagttcgacactgcagggtgtgcatgtaaggacaaaaaacaccttttaatggtgactatctacacacttggtgtgtagatagtttgtcccatttcaaggattgtcctttatctttatacccattttcaggcgctgtcctttatgttcagaattgacgagttttgtcctttatgttttcatatcattcacgttttgtcctttaggcctaacccagttagttttttcagttaaatttggtcacgTGCTTCGCATATGAggacatttttgtcaattcaaaggttgaagaagctttgagctgtaaatctcttgttgaacttacctttgaaaacataaaggacaaaactcgtcaattttgaacataaaggacagcgcctgaaaatgagtataaagataaaggacaatccttgaaattcactcttttaTTTTTTGCATGAACTCTGATGGTGATCATGGTTCTCATAGATTTTGATTCTGGCCGATGAATCAGTAGAAGATTCAGCAATACAAGCGGATTCTAGATCTCTCGCTACATTGTTATTAATACGCGATATCCAGGTACTTTGGCAACGagctaaataaataaaattaactaaaaacGAAATGGATTAAATAAGTTTGTTTTGCAGGCTAAGCGTCTTCCATACAGAGAAGCGAAGGCTTCTCAAGGTCGGAAAGGTAGCTTTTCACAAGGTTCTTGGATCGGGGAAATGCAACAGGCTTCAGATAAATCAGTAATAATTAGTGAAATTCTCGACCCGCGGACTAAAAACCTATTATCTATGTCGAGAATAAGTGATTATGTTCTTTCAAATGAGCTTGTTAGTATGGCATTAGCAATGGTTGCAGAGGACCGCCAGATAAACGATGTCCTTGAGGAGCTTTTTGCCGAAGAGGTAATTTTTTAATCATTATTTCGATATAATCATATGTTTTCTTATAATGAGTAGAATGCATTTAACACTAGTTTTACGTAACCAAATCCACATTATTAGAAGAAATAATCCAACAAGTTTATTTTAAGGAATATTGGAttataataatcccaactattaaCATGTTGGCCTCCAATGGACTCTGACTAACACGCTATTTTAATATTTATGTTGAGTTTATATTAAATGGTTGGTATATGGTGAAGCAGGGGAACGAGATGCACATAAGGCAAGCGGATCTGTATCTTGAGGACGGTGAAGAACTGAGTTTCTATGAGATTTTGTTGCGTGCTCGACAAAGGAGAGAAATAGTGATCGGGTACCGTTCGGGGAATGTTGAGAAAGCTGTGATTAACCCCCCTGGAAAAATGGAGAAACGAAGGTGGTCAGTAAAAGATGTTTTTGTTGTAATAGCTGAGAAGGAGTGAAAACCAGTTATAAGGTTTTTATTACTGTTTTTTTCCACTTTTGAATGGGGATTTTGTAATTTCTGAATGGAAATCATCCCTTGACTGTACATATCCATAGCACATTCTTTTCTCTTTTGAAAAGATTTCTGTTACGTATTCATATACACTTTTACAGTTTTACCACATTTTACATTTCCACACCACTCCCCATTCctatgtgatttttttttttctacatttaACATTTTCTACAGGATAGTCTTAACTCTTAATATATAGAATATTGCATTCCTTGTTAgtggtgtgcatgggtcggttttgaccaaaaaccataaccataaccgatcggttatggtggttatggttatttgtttttgatggttatagctaggggtgttcatcgggttttttcttcgggtttcgggtttttcgggtcgggttgttctGGTTTTTCTCTAGGAAAAATTGACCCAATAACCAACCCATTTTAAAGTTCGGGTTAGTCGGGTTTGGGTTATTCGGGTTCGGCTTAGTTTGGGTTGGGTTATTCGGTTTTcgggtttagatgtaaaatgaaaataaatgttttttttttttacaaaatatcatcaaaatttaTATTGTTACTTTAAAAATGTCATCAAAGTTCAAAGATTAGTTGACAATAtgctattataatatttaatagTCCCAAAACTTAGTGTTGACTCCAAATCTAAAcacttttataagaaaaaaacaataaatgttcgggtttttttcgggttttgtGTTTCAGatttttcgggtcgggttgttcgggttttttgCCTGGAAAAAATGACCCAATAACCgaaccatttaaagttcgggttggtcgggttcgggtttctTGGGTTCGGGTTTTTCGAGTATTCGCTAATTCTGGTTCGGGTGGCTTTGAATTCGGGTCATGAATAAAATTGAACAGCCCTAGTTATAGCTGGTCGGTTATGAGTGGTTAACtgtgtatttagcttagctaaaaatagtttaatttttttaatatgaaataaattgttattgcatatttgtatatattagtatattacatagtattaaaaaatacatataatctataatattaataccaattattattgaatattcaaataaaaatgatatgaaaaaccaacaagtactaaaaatcttcagtaaaaaacattaaatattaaaaatatggtgcaaagtcctaaatcctacaaagatttattacatgtcggttcagttcggttcggttatggtgtgTATGGAAAAATTGATAACCATTACCGACTCGTTACATTCagttttcaaaaaaaccattaaccgatccaccggttttttatttggttcggttttttcggttcggttttttcggttaattcggttatggttcggttaattcggttttttgcacacccctaagTGAAGGTAAGCTATATAGATATAAAGTGCCCgaatagtccatgtggtttgctcTAATTTCACATTTAGTTCCtacattttcaaaattacagctatagtctcCAACTTTGGCAAATTTGTTCTCGGATAGTCTCTGAAGCGAATGGGAATTAGTTTTTTTCAATTAAGTGGGTGTGTGAAATGACTGATTTATCCAAatgtaaaacaaaataaattaattaaatacGTATATATTATATAAGTGAGACAACCTaactatataaaaataaaaaataaaacaatttttGTACCCGCGCTCTCCCTCTCTCCTTTAAAAAACCACCATCACGCAACCCTGGGCTTATAGCTCAGTGGTTATGGGGAAATGAGGGAAAGACTCCTGGCCGAATAGTCTCGAGTTTGATTCATGATCCACCCGGGTTTTACCGGCTCTGCATTGTCGTGCCCTCGGGCGGGTGCAGGGTCTAGTTTTCCCCAGAACTGATGGCATGGTGGGCTAGGGGCTCCGTGCATGCAGGTTGGGCTGCCGTGGGCTACCTTTCGACCAATGGATGTCGCGTGCTGAGTACCCGGCGATTTTTatgttggtcgttcaaaaaaaaaaaaaaaaaaaaaaaaaaaatccaccgCCGCCATCACCACCATCAAACCCCTGGCACAACCACCCCAGATTTCATTACACCACGTTAGAttaataataaaaacaatatcATTACACCAACAACATAAATCTAATTTTAAAACCCCTCTCCAACAAACTTTTCCGGCGACAGTTACCGCCGCTGATCATCTCTTCCGGCGACACTCACTTACTTACATACATTAATTGCATTTTATAAGCACTTCTGTTCCGGCGACTGTAGAGTTTAATCGCAAATCGCTTTCTGATTTAACAGATTCAAAGCCGCAACTCAAACATAATTATATCAAACGGAAATCAACCGGAAAAACGAGGATCTGCAAATCTCACCAGAAACAAGGGGGGGTTTTTACCTTCATCTCAGATCTTCAAATCACACCTGAAACAATCACCGCCGGCTAGTCGATTTGCAGGTCATCATAGGGGCTTAGGGATTTTATCCAGAAGGGTTAAGGACCTGGAGCCATGGGTTTTTGACAACTACCACCGGCCATTCGACTTACAGGTCTTCAACTTCACACCCATGACCGGCGAAGAGAACAAAGCATCTCCATGGCGGCGCGTGGAGAAAGACTGATAGAGAAAGGTCGCCGTGGTAGCCATGGATGCCGGAGAAGTGTAACCCTCTGTTTAATTGTTGAGATATATATTTATGGCTGCTGAATTCAGAGAGAGATGTGTGGAtgaggtgagagagagaagtggGTGGGGATGGGGGTTGAGGTGGTCGGGGTTGAGTGGCTTGACCCGACTATCTTTTACCCGGATAACAAATTTAAATTGTGGCATTTTTATCGGATCAATATTGCTATCatatttattttgatttttttttgaaagatgtAGATGGATTGGAAACCCACTATCAACTGTGCTTCAACCCTTTTAATCGGAAGCACAACCACCCGGGTTCGAATGAGGGGGAGTGCAGTGCAGAGCCCTTTCTCGCACCTTGTGGA of Helianthus annuus cultivar XRQ/B chromosome 1, HanXRQr2.0-SUNRISE, whole genome shotgun sequence contains these proteins:
- the LOC110878230 gene encoding ion channel CASTOR isoform X1 yields the protein MDSREPSPSPSASPPSVSRDWFFPAPSPSFIHHTPTPSHRHHLHKPPTRRFSTYPKHSTSPLHTTSSPSPSPSPSSSHRDLKYAGFRRRTNFSRHYQRSPTPEAAVSSSLPHQKCDVSDDKNLSLNKFKEFSGGRLKFRWQMPFLVAVLIMTFSSLVHKNISLHNQTNDLQAQITKLNGRLQACNLLQPIDFDDLDSEENVEIPNKRLKSISLIISVTILSIPFLFLKYVEYISKSRSPDNLKEEASLNKRIAYKVDVFLSVRPYSKPLALLVATLLLIGVGGLALFGVTDDSLADCMWLSWTYVADSGNHANSEGVGPRLVSVSISFGGMLIFAMMLGLVTDAISEKFDSLRKGRSEVVKKDHTLILGWSDKLGSLLNQLAIANESMGGGIVVVMAERDKEEMELDIAKMEFDFRQTSVICRSGSPLILADLKKVSVSKARAIIVLAEDGNADQSDARALRTVLSLTGVKDGLRGHIVVELGDLDNEVLVKLVGGDLVETVVAHDVIGRLMIQCARQPGLAQVWEDILGFENCEFYIKRWPQLDGMQFEDVLISFPDAIPCGVKSASCNGKIILNPDESYVLQEGDEVLVIAEDDDTYAPVPLPTVWRGNLPKALFVPNSLEKILLCGWRRDIEDMITVLDAFLAPGSELWMFNEVIEGVREQKLIDGGLDIERLMNITLVHREGNAVIRRHLESLPLESFDSILILADESVEDSAIQADSRSLATLLLIRDIQAKRLPYREAKASQGRKGSFSQGSWIGEMQQASDKSVIISEILDPRTKNLLSMSRISDYVLSNELVSMALAMVAEDRQINDVLEELFAEEGNEMHIRQADLYLEDGEELSFYEILLRARQRREIVIGYRSGNVEKAVINPPGKMEKRRWSVKDVFVVIAEKE
- the LOC110878230 gene encoding ion channel CASTOR isoform X2, encoding MDSREPSPSPSASPPSVSRDWFFPAPSPSFIHHTPTPSHRHHLHKPPTRRFSTYPKHSTSPLHTTSSPSPSPSPSSSHRDLKYAGFRRRTNFSRHYQRSPTPEAAVSSSLPHQKCDVSDDKNLSLNKFKEFSGGRLKFRWQMPFLVAVLIMTFSSLVHKNISLHNQTNDLQAQITKLNGRLQACNLLQPIDFDDLDSEENVEIPNKRLKSISLIISVTILSIPFLFLKYVEYISKSRSPDNLKEEASLNKRIAYKVDVFLSVRPYSKPLALLVATLLLIGVGGLALFGVTDDSLADCMWLSWTYVADSGNHANSEGVGPRLVSVSISFGGMLIFAMMLGLVTDAISEKFDSLRKGRSEVVKKDHTLILGWSDKLGSLLNQLAIANESMGGGIVVVMAERDKEEMELDIAKMEFDFRQTSVICRSGSPLILADLKKVSVSKARAIIVLAEDGNADQSDARALRTVLSLTGVKDGLRGHIVVELGDLDNEVLVKLVGGDLVETVVAHDVIGRLMIQCARQPGLAQVWEDILGFENCEFYIKRWPQLDGMQFEDVLISFPDAIPCGVKSASCNGKIILNPDESYVLQEGDEVLVIAEDDDTYAPVPLPTVKEAPFVHISRPSRKPQKILLCGWRRDIDDMIVVLDAFLAPGSELWMFNEVIEGVREQKLIDGGLDIERLMNITLVHREGNAVIRRHLESLPLESFDSILILADESVEDSAIQADSRSLATLLLIRDIQAKRLPYREAKASQGRKGSFSQGSWIGEMQQASDKSVIISEILDPRTKNLLSMSRISDYVLSNELVSMALAMVAEDRQINDVLEELFAEEGNEMHIRQADLYLEDGEELSFYEILLRARQRREIVIGYRSGNVEKAVINPPGKMEKRRWSVKDVFVVIAEKE